Part of the Polaribacter sp. Hel1_33_78 genome is shown below.
AAAGGATTAATTAGATATGCAAGTGAAGATAATATTGCTAAAAAGAAAACATTTAAGTTTTCAGCAAGAATGAAAAGCTATTCAGCCGTATTATTCATACTATTAGGTATTTTAATAGGAATGTTGTTTTTAAGAAATGAAGTAGAGGCTAACATTTTAAGATTACCAGGACAATTATATGAACACAAAGAAAATAATATTATTAGTAATGTGTATACCTACAAAGTTATCAATAAAACAATAAAAGATATTCAAGATGTGAATTATAAAATTTTGTCTCATACAGGTAAAATAAAACTAGTTTCAAATCATAACTTTATAATTCCAAAACAAAGTTTAGCAGAAGGAACTTTATTTATAGAGTTAAATACTTCAGCTATAAAAAAGGATAAAATAAAATTAGAAATAGGAGTTTTTAGTGGAACTAGACTAATAGAAACCACCTTTACAAATTTTCTAGGACCAAGAAGTTACAGATAAAAGAATAGAATTATGAAAATAAATTGGGGTACAGGTATCGTTATTGTTATTGCGGCGTTTATAAGTTTTATTATGTATTTTGTAATTACTATGAGTACAAATAATAAATACAGTTATGATTTAGTAACTGATATCTATTATCAGCAAGAATTACAATACCAAAAACAAATTGAAGCTGAGAAAAATGCAAAAAATTTAATAGAGAATGTAAAACTAAAACATTCTGAATTCGGACTAACCGTAAATTTTCCGAAAGATTTAGATTATAAAATGATTAATGGAAAAGTGTTCCTATACAGACCATCTAATAAACAATTAGATTTTGAAATACCTATTTCAATCTCTAAACCATATTTGCTCGTGCCTGAGAAACGTTTATTAGATGGTCGTTGGAACATTATTGTGTCTTGGACTTATGAGAAAAAAGATTATTTATTTAAAAAAGAATTAAACTTATAATGTTTTTATCTGCAATCATATTTGGTGTATTCGGGAGTTTTCATTGCATAGGAATGTGTGGTCCAATAGCTTTTATGCTGCCGGTAGACAGACAGAAACCGTTAAAAACTTTTTTCCAAATTTTAAGTTATCATTTTGGAAGGTTATTAACTTATAGCTTCATTGGTTTGCTTTTTGGTATTTTAGGCAAAGGTTTTTATTTCTTTGGATTTCAGCAGCAATTATCGATTATTACAGGTGTTTTAATGATTTTTATAATTCTTTTTCCTAGAATATTTAAAAAATTCAGTTTTTCTAAAAATATAAGTACCATCATTTTCAGAATAAAAAATAGCTTAGGAAAAGAGTTGAAAAAGAAAGGAAATGACACTTTTTTTACCATTGGATTTTTAAATGGTTTTTTACCTTGTGGTTTGGTATATATGGCTATTTTTGGAGCAATAGCAGCTTCTAATCCACTGTCAGGCAGTTTATATATGTTTTTATTTGGTTTAGGTACCATTCCGTTAATGACAGCGGTGGTTTATTTAGGCCGCTTTACCAAAGGTAACTTCAGAAAAAATATTCAAAAAGCAATTCCAATTTTTGTTGTTTTTATTGGCACTTTATTTATTTTAAGAGGTTTGGGTTTAGGCATACCTTTTATTTCTCCATTAGAACCTATTTTATCTTCTGCTGGAAGCAGTGCACGAAGTTGTTTTTAAGATAAATTTATTTTCTGATTTTGTATTCTATTAATTCATCTATATTTAATTGAATTTTATCTATAGAAGTATAACTATTAATCAATTATAAAATACCGTAATCATAAAATGACATAATTTAGTTTTAGTGAATTTATTTTAAATTTCTTAAATGAGCTATGCTCTTTTTACTTGAATAATTTTAAAATAAAGTTATTTAACTAAATATTTCAGTTTTGTAGAATTAAATGATGAGAAAATTACCTTCATTAAAATGGAAATAAATTAGTTTAGTTAAAGAGTCTTAATTATTTATTATCAATAGTTGTTCATATGAAAAAATTTATGGAATTTACTTTTAAATAATGTTAAGAGTATTAAAAAAATGGTTCGAGGGACTTCAAAGAGTGATAATGAAGTGTATTCTATATTATTTAGATAGGATTACCATTTTTAATGTCTAATATTATAAATTATAAAATCAAAATTATTGTTACCTTGCGTTACTAGATTCCAAACAAATTTATACTCAATTAAAGTTTGATAAAAAAAGAAATCTTTCAAAGAGAATTAGAGCGTCAAAAGAAAGCTAGAGCGTTAGCTGAAGAAATTCTCGAGAGTAAGTCTTTAGAACTATATAATACTGCTGAAGAATTAAAAAAAGTTAATAAAAAACTAGAAGACCTTTTAGTAGAAAAAAACTCTCAATTACAAGGTGTTTTTGAGAATATAAATGATGCCTACATTGCAATGGATTTGGAAGGTAATGTGTTGAAAATAAATGATATTGCTGAAAGTTTTTTTGGTTATAATTTTAGAAAAGAAGCTATAAATGTTTTAGATCTTATTTATGAAGAGGACTATACTTATGCAATGGAATCATTTGCAGAGTTAATAAAAAAAGGTTATTTTTATCAATATACTGCAAGAATTATTACAAAAAGTAAAAAAATAAAATGGGTTCAAATTAATGCAAGTATTATTTTTGATAATTCTAATAATGCCATTGGAGCCCAAGGAATTATAAGAGATATAACGGAAGAAAGAGAGAAGAAAATAATATTAGACTTAAATAACAACATAGCAAAATCTATTTTAGGAAAAGAAAATATAACTGAAATAGCTTGGTTAATTTCTAATCAAATTGCTAGCTATTTAGGAACGAATGATTGCGTAATTTATTTAGTTGATGATTGCACAAATACTTTAGAACAAATAGCTGCATCAGGAAATAAATTATCTCCAAATAAAGAGATATTAAATAAAATAGTTATACCAATAGGAAAAGGTATTGTTGGTGAAGTTGCAAATACTGGGAAGTATGAAATAATAAATGATACCAGTAAGGATGAGAGATATATAATAGATGATGAATTTAGATTTTCCGAAATTACGGTGCCTATAATAAGTGATGGTCATATTATTGGTGTTATTGATGCCGAACATAAAGAAAAGAATTATTTTAAAAAAGAACATGTAACTGCATTAGAAAGTACAGCCGTTATAGTTGCATTGCAATTTAAAAGTGCCCTAAATTTAAGGGAAAGAAAAGAGGCTGAAACAAAAAATATAGAACTTTTAAGAAAATTAGAAAAAAGTAATCAGGAATTACAGGAGTACGCGCACATAGTTTCTCATGATTTAAAATCTCCATTAAGAAGTATTACAGCTTTAATATCATGGATAAAAACAGACAATATAAATGTATTTGATGAGGAGAGTTTACAAAATTTTCAAGATTTAGATTTAACTTTAGAAACCATGGATAATCTAATTACTGATGTTTTAAAGTACGCTAGTTTAGATGCAAATGTTTCGAATGATGAATATGTGAAATTAGACCCACTAATAAGAAACTTAATTAATGTTTTATACATACCTAAAAATATTTCTATTAATATTTTAAATAAGCTACCATCTATAAAAGGTGATAAAACAAAGTTTCAACAATTATTTCAAAATTTAATTGGAAATGCAATTAAGTTTAGTAACAAAAAAGAAGGATTTATAAATATTGACGTGGAAGATTTTCATTCTTTTTACAAGTTTTCAATTAAAGATAATGGCATTGGTATTGAAAAAAGACATTTTGAACGTATTTTCAAAATATTTCAATCACTTGAAAAATCAAAAGATTCATCAGGTATAGGCTTATCAATAGTTAAAAAAATTGTAGATATCTATAAAGGTGAAGTTTGGCTTGAATCTGAAATAGATAAAGGAACCATTTTTTATTTTACATTAAAAAAATAAAAACTCTTTAAGTGTTATTCTTATAAAAAAATAGTATTTTAGTTCTTTTAACAGTTGTTATGGCTATTAAATTTGAAAACCCCCAGTTTTTATAGGTTTGCATTATTTTTTTAATATACCAACAACGATATCAATTATGGAAAAATAATTATTTTACATGGAGTGTATTATTATTGATGATGAAAAAATGGCAAGAGTTATTACTCGAACTTTAAGTGAAGAAATTTCAGAGTTAAAGGTTGTTGATGAGTTCTCGAATGCCATACAGGCTATTAAATTTTTGAATGAAAATCAAATAGATTTAATTTTTTTAGATTTGCATATGCCAGATTTTAATGGTTTAGATTTCATGAAAACATTAAAAAATCCTCCAAAAATTATATTAACAACTTCAGATCCTAATTTTGCTATAGAAGCATTTGAATATGATTTTATTATAGATTACCTCCTTAAACCATTAGAACTATCACGCTTTAAAAAAGCAGTTCAAAAAGCTCAAAAAAATAAAATTGAGTCAATAAAAGAAAATAACACAAAAGAAGATAATTCAAACGATTTCTATATTAATATTGATAGACGGTTAATAAAAATTGATTTACCTAGTATATATTTAATTGAGGCCAGAGGAGATTATATTCAAATAAAAACTGAAGATAAAAATTATATTGTACACTCAACATTAAAGAAAATAGAAGAAAAACTTCCAGATTCGTTATTTTTAAAAATTCATCGTTCTTATGTTATTAATATCAAAAAAATTATTGATATCGAAGATAATAGTGTTTTAATTAAAAAGGATGTAATTCCGGTTAGTAGGTCTAAAAGACCAGAATTAATGAAGCGATTAGATTTACTTTAAATTTTCGTCTTAATAAAACATGCATTTCGTCTACATATATCGTTTAAAGAGCGAAAAATAAAAATTTTACTTCAATAAGTTACTAATTTCGTTACTTAGAGATTATCATGAAAAAAATGATAATTTTAAGGTCATATGCTGTAAGAGATTTACAAGCAAAGCCTTTTAAATAATTTCAAAAAACATCTTTTTAATGAACTCAGGAGTCATTATTATATTTTTAAATAACGAAAAAGAAATTGAAAATAACGAAATAGAAAAATTATTAGATTTAGATGCCTACAACGTATGTTTTGTAAACAATGGTAGTACTGACAATACACTTCATTTACTACAAGATATAAAATTTAAATTAAGAAATAAAATTTCAATAGTTGACATAAAGCATGAAAAGGGATTAAAGTCAGCTATAAAGGCAGGTGCAAGAAGTTTAAGAAGTGAATCATCTGAATACGATTTTATTGTATATTTAAATTCAAATATGCTAGATTATTTAGAATCCTTAAATGATTATTTTACCAATATTAAAGCAAATAGGAAAGAATTAACTCCCATGCCAAGCAGATCTCAAAGGAATGTTTTGAAAGATGTTTTTTCAATAAGCGAACTCTTAAAAAATTCAAATGCTAATGAATTCAATGTATAAGTTCAATTAATATATAAACACCCAAATAATAAATACTTCAATTTATTTAAATTTAAAAGTTTTTACTAGTCAAAAATTTCTTCACTTTTTTTTTAGTTGTTCTAACGCTATAATCCTGATTTAGCTTTTATAGCATTGAAAAAATAGTTAGAATTTATTATTATATTACTTTATAAAGATTTATTTATAAACAGAAGCATGATTTATTTATTAACCTATTGAAATTCGCGGAAATATACTCTTCTGTTTTAAAGGATTATTAAAAACGTTTACCAATTCCAATACCAATAGACCAAGTGCCAAAATTATTTGAACGATAATCATAAAAAATAGTGGGAGCAACATCCCAATGATTTCCAAATTCTACTTCATATTC
Proteins encoded:
- a CDS encoding LytTR family DNA-binding domain-containing protein, whose amino-acid sequence is MECIIIDDEKMARVITRTLSEEISELKVVDEFSNAIQAIKFLNENQIDLIFLDLHMPDFNGLDFMKTLKNPPKIILTTSDPNFAIEAFEYDFIIDYLLKPLELSRFKKAVQKAQKNKIESIKENNTKEDNSNDFYINIDRRLIKIDLPSIYLIEARGDYIQIKTEDKNYIVHSTLKKIEEKLPDSLFLKIHRSYVINIKKIIDIEDNSVLIKKDVIPVSRSKRPELMKRLDLL
- a CDS encoding ATP-binding protein, with the translated sequence MIKKEIFQRELERQKKARALAEEILESKSLELYNTAEELKKVNKKLEDLLVEKNSQLQGVFENINDAYIAMDLEGNVLKINDIAESFFGYNFRKEAINVLDLIYEEDYTYAMESFAELIKKGYFYQYTARIITKSKKIKWVQINASIIFDNSNNAIGAQGIIRDITEEREKKIILDLNNNIAKSILGKENITEIAWLISNQIASYLGTNDCVIYLVDDCTNTLEQIAASGNKLSPNKEILNKIVIPIGKGIVGEVANTGKYEIINDTSKDERYIIDDEFRFSEITVPIISDGHIIGVIDAEHKEKNYFKKEHVTALESTAVIVALQFKSALNLRERKEAETKNIELLRKLEKSNQELQEYAHIVSHDLKSPLRSITALISWIKTDNINVFDEESLQNFQDLDLTLETMDNLITDVLKYASLDANVSNDEYVKLDPLIRNLINVLYIPKNISINILNKLPSIKGDKTKFQQLFQNLIGNAIKFSNKKEGFINIDVEDFHSFYKFSIKDNGIGIEKRHFERIFKIFQSLEKSKDSSGIGLSIVKKIVDIYKGEVWLESEIDKGTIFYFTLKK
- a CDS encoding glycosyltransferase, which encodes MNSGVIIIFLNNEKEIENNEIEKLLDLDAYNVCFVNNGSTDNTLHLLQDIKFKLRNKISIVDIKHEKGLKSAIKAGARSLRSESSEYDFIVYLNSNMLDYLESLNDYFTNIKANRKELTPMPSRSQRNVLKDVFSISELLKNSNANEFNV
- a CDS encoding FixH family protein translates to MKINWGTGIVIVIAAFISFIMYFVITMSTNNKYSYDLVTDIYYQQELQYQKQIEAEKNAKNLIENVKLKHSEFGLTVNFPKDLDYKMINGKVFLYRPSNKQLDFEIPISISKPYLLVPEKRLLDGRWNIIVSWTYEKKDYLFKKELNL
- a CDS encoding sulfite exporter TauE/SafE family protein translates to MFLSAIIFGVFGSFHCIGMCGPIAFMLPVDRQKPLKTFFQILSYHFGRLLTYSFIGLLFGILGKGFYFFGFQQQLSIITGVLMIFIILFPRIFKKFSFSKNISTIIFRIKNSLGKELKKKGNDTFFTIGFLNGFLPCGLVYMAIFGAIAASNPLSGSLYMFLFGLGTIPLMTAVVYLGRFTKGNFRKNIQKAIPIFVVFIGTLFILRGLGLGIPFISPLEPILSSAGSSARSCF